Genomic segment of Mercurialis annua linkage group LG6, ddMerAnnu1.2, whole genome shotgun sequence:
CTCCAATATCTCAGCCTCAATTAATCATTATTCATCCATTAAAACACTTAATTATAAGCTTATAATCAACCAACATAATCAAACAACCATTATAATCAAACTTTAACAAAAATCGAAATATTAAATCTGAAACCCTGACTATAATTTGAGTTTATTACCTCTAATTGAAGCCATAGATCTGTAGATAATcatttcctcgttccgtggccgcaagaatcgctcaattcggaCTTAAAACGAATGAGATATGATGTTTTGAAGATTTGTGAGAAATTTGAGAGGAGAGTTACGGGATTCTTCTCCTTTGGCTGCAAAATTGTGTTTGAAGAATGATTATCCATTCATGAAAGATGATAATAAGTGGGTAAAAAGTCCACTTAGGTCCTTGAAGTTGTCACCTCCTTTCTCTTCACTTTCTAGCTTATCTTTcgtacaatttagtccactaatcttttaatcatttgattctcgataaattccgtattatttatttctcaaataaataacattagtctcatatcttttaatatcaccctccaataatttattttggcaattttggccaaaaacgctcaaatttccattttgagctaacttgcactttttctcactttttcgtccaattttcattttaatgactatcAATAACAACTTTaccgatattattttcttatcttgagaaaatagagtaaaacacaacttcctccggaagtttgtggttaaaagtccactttagtctttaaagtggctaatttgcactttaacccttattcttaactaatcgtcaaactttcttctaaaacgatttcgtatacttacgaaacttgacgatcatttattaataatatttcacggaccttgccgtgaatattattagctctggctttctaacttattttattttattcccttttagtcccgattaaattcaatttatcgcataataattttccaggtaaattcttattttacgataattccaatagaaccgcttcggtctaagtccttattatccagtCTTAATCTGATAGTCTCATTCTTAATCCTTACAATTATGCCTCGTGACACTACACGttatacctcaaaaatttaggttattacatgatgacacctctcatcaccaaagagttgctcaaaattgcATTTTTCTGCGTTattataaagatatgatgcatgatctacatttttaaaatcattttctgATGCATTCCtctcgtgattatgcaatatcatatgcgatgtctgagcacaattgtaccttgaaaaatcataaaatttttcaaaattctcATAAAATCataagtttactctagattgtacactctgcgactactaacggctttctttattgttattgggtacattataaatttttgtatttctgtcattttctgtcattttactgactattcttctgtcacatcacttctttctccatatctccgataactcaattcACTTCAAAGTTCTTTACTGCTATAATCACTACATCCACTTCTTTGACATACTGTATCATGTCATATACAAACGCAAGTACCGATGTTCCACATCGATTCCTCTTTTCAGTAATCTATCTTCTCCTTTAcagcttctagaacgtaatataagAATTACGTTCGCGACAAATGTAtgatgttttatttattatattacagcttttgtaaattatatttatacgTTTTTTATTAGTCGCGTGTTTATTAACATTGCTTCCTATATGTTCTCACTTTCCGAtgtattatcctataggcgtATCCTATTACTaacattctattatgcaatgcagcaatcatatatacacagtaatgcaaacacataaacacaatacttaaagcatataaatcgctaatacctggaggtgcctgatgcggaacaCTAGGTTCCCTAATGACTATGCCGGTGTGTCgacccctaactgttctaccggaGTTGCTTCCGCCTCTTTGCACAAAGTAGGGGTTAGTCCTAACTCTGGATGATGTGTTGACATAGTCTggatggtactcacgtctaaaataAAAGGGTCGTACTGGATCGCCCGCTCATTCATGCTCAGTCtcgatcctacgggccatcatagtgagcgtgCTAAAATGTTCACCTACGTGTTCATATAGCTCACTaaactcaggtcctaagcctctGACATACCTACGGTTGATGGTTCTATTACCTTCATCCAAATCGGGAACTCCTTCAACCATTCGCAGAAAATCAGCAGAATACATTCCTACTGTAAGCATTCCTCGAGAGAAGGAGCGCATTTGTCTCCTGACTTGGTCTAGAGCTATCTGTGCCTGACCATTTGCTATATCTGCATCTCCTCTCAAGTCGCGGTATCTCTGCACcctagaccagaaatgctcGCTTCTGTACTGTTCAACATTTGATTCATCTAacagttcttcttcttcatactcttcttctTGAGGATCGTCTTCTTCTGCCTCTTCTTTtagatcctcctcaggatcctcttccggatcctCCTCCGGTTCCTCCTCATCTTCTTCACTATATTCTATTTCTGGCGAGTGTACTCTACCTCTGTTGCTAGAAGAACTGCCAATCTCCGTTACAGACATATATccattctgataaatttctAGCGATTTCCTattatctgcgtggaatccattctgatggaccccagatggttcgcctatttTATTATGAAACCCATTCTGAAATATCGGAGGCGCTTCCTtccgttcttcctcagcatgtgactgagctccgttctgcccagacatgctgaaaagaaacaatttcaaacataagcgaccatcttagcccatttccacacgcaattccaatatcaatttataaaatgctgtaaacatttagcatttaatccagccgCACGCAGTTCGCAAGCAGATAGCCATTTAACATTTCCCAGCGCAAGTAGTGAACACTTAATTACCTCAGTCGTCCGTAATTTGCAAACATATAACCATTTTCTATCTCTTAGCGTAAGCAACAaatacttagttgccttagtCGTCCGTATAAACAGATACTAGTCACTTACTAGCTTAATAATCCTGGTTCGCGTGCGCTATACTACATATTACTAATACATATATCAAGcaaatgcagacaactaaggtccgactctctgctgcagtagttcctaggtttacttactgacagagtattccaagtcaaacagacattcagacacaactggcagtggtaactagaccaactgtTCTCAAATAAGTACTGAAACAATCTtacagtggtaactggaccaactgctctaataccaacattgtcacgacccaaattattgagccgcaaccggcgctagggaacgagagtggtagctccggaacccgtagcaagcctcagatcactataaatttttcgcaaataataaataacataaagcaacagaagcaagtatacataacatatatacacaaatatttacactaattgtttaaaacctcgcgggctctagttaccgtaccctgtacgaactggcctcgcggtactacatacatcaattaGTGTCTCAGAACatgtcaccggcatctggggccgtgaaccacatataatacacgtagcctacaaaaatataaacaagacaacacgtaatatgtacactcaaaatgtattgctgtctaggctacgactctgtcaacacgggaccactactgcagcattcacagaagtcaaaaactatacatacacagctgacttctggacttcaaaattggcctcttgctaggtccacatactaagtacctgaaaacatcaaaggtaatgggtcagtatttggggaaatgcCGAGTGAGTTGGcatttactaatggtattaatataaaaacataacatcgcattttaagaaaacactaatataaaaacatatagacaagtatttgatccgtacgaaactaatatcctagcatgcgacacatctcttgaataatcatatatcattcaatttaattattacatttcacaatgtgagtccaactcactggtgggtccaacccactagaaacggggactccaggttacacggtaaccgagtgctcactcgtatcaatcgctatcaaatttcaaaatcttaTTCATATCATGTcgttcattttaatttattcctcggatgcaaacacactagactgactcgatactggtgatcacacagcctattgacacccaataggtagctagtttcttcggatcgcatactagttctcgtatataacttgatagaaacatataacatttaatcaaatcatataatatgcgatgcgtaaaaacagtatacatatctatataaaataatcttatatatatataatacacgaaagtaaagtacaactcactgtgaccgctatccaagtaatgatgtggtcgatctgataatacgctctcgctagtccgcgcctactgactccactactcgctgacacgtctgataaatcatttaatatttagacgtgaaactcgtacttttacacgtataatacttttaaattttagggtttagttttattcttatacttatttacgtattcgataactTCAGTCGTATCGACGACCTAGCGAATACCACTTCTCATTCTAGAGAATCGTATAACGTTCTTAACGTTTTCCGTTATTGTTAactatctaaaacgtcgagcttagcTCGAGAATTTTGATTCTCAAAGTCTGAAATCCGTCTTTTAGAGTCATACTACTCAAAACGTTCAATACCTAGGTCAAATATGATTTGCATACTCGTGGGGGCGAGTCGGGGTGCGCGGGCGTGCATTTTGgtgggtacacgatcgtgcaaccaagtgcacgttcgtgcacttcactagtgcatgttcgtgcacctctagtgcacgttcgtgcaccatgaagggtgcacgttcgtgcacgttgctgggtgcacgttcgtgcacccgtggtgcacggtcgtgcacagccccggaaatgcgatttccggggttttcaaccatcccgacgtgctccTAACACTTCCTTAGCCAAAACTCGTTCCTCCGTTGTCATTAAAACGcgataataacttcaaaaacgtcgaattcaatctAAATTCCTTAATCCCTTAAAACAGCTCCTATtattctattttaaccaaatttcttgaaaatttaccttgaaacgaagtttaggatcgatagagctcttgattctgaagagattgccgcgaaaatcacgcgGATCGGACGTcaaacggagaaacggcggcgaaacgacgagaTCGTTCGATAATTCTCAATTTCTCTCGATTGTTCTTCCTCTGATTATGATTCATAATCataaccttatatattaag
This window contains:
- the LOC126687616 gene encoding uncharacterized protein LOC126687616, whose amino-acid sequence is MSVTEIGSSSSNRGRVHSPEIEYSEEDEEEPEEDPEEDPEEDLKEEAEEDDPQEEEYEEEELLDESNVEQYRSEHFWSRVQRYRDLRGDADIANGQAQIALDQVRRQMRSFSRGMLTVGMYSADFLRMVEGVPDLDEDYVNTSSRVRTNPYFVQRGGSNSGRTVRGRHTGIVIREPSVPHQAPPEC